CTgactaaaatatttatatttttggcaTATATGTCTATTGTACTTAGTTAATTGGACTTTAAAACTTGAATTAGATATAACCACTCAAGCTTCTGTCTTCCAATTAGTAAGAGAAGTGAAAAAGTCAaggtatagcatgttgaaaaaagccatagtaaatTATGTCAATGAAAGCgattaaaaagtgatattatagtatgtcaaaaaagtcatattatacagtagtatgtcaaaaaaagttatagaaaatcacagtatagcatgtcaaaaaagtgataaaaagtcagagtataatatgtcaaaaagtgataaaagttcatggtatagcatgtcgaaaaaaagtcatagtacagtatgtcgaaattagtgataaaaaagtcatagtctagtatgttgaaaaaatgataaagtaatatatggtgtgtcaaaaaaagttataaaaagtcaaacgCTAGAGAAAGTAtggaagaacatgcaaactccacaatTAAAGGGCCAGCTTGGACTGGGAATCAAACTTTCTGCAGTGCTTAATTTTTGGTGCGACCCACTATCCCACCAAATAACTCATGTAACAGTCATTGCATAGTAtctagaaaaaagtgataaaaacgccatagtagATCAtgtaaaaaatttttttttttaaagtaatagtatagaatgtcaacaaaagaagtaaaaaagtcCTACTAGAGTACATCATtgttccatgtgtgtgtgtgtgtgtgtgtgtgtgtgtgtgtgtgtgtgtgtgtgtgtgcgcgcgcgcgcgcgcgctttgtgcatagaccgttaaaataagtggacagagcatccggtttcgaaaagtgcaaccagtgcggaagtaacttaaacctgcattctatctgaattcctgcagagggCGACACGCGTGGTTGCAAAAGAGGTTGGTTTNNNNNNNNNNNNNNNNNNNNNNNNNNNNNNNNNNNNNNNNNNNNNNNNNNNNNNNNNNNNNNNNNNNNNNNNNNNNNNNNNNNNNNNNNNNNNNNNNNNNcttgtgaaaattactaatgacctcctaattgcatcagacaaaggacttatctctgtacttgtgttattagatcttagcaatggcatttgataccattgaccattatatcttattacagagattggaacattttattggcattaaaggaagtgctctaagctggtttaagtcttatttatcagatcgatctcagtttgttcatgttaacgatgaatcctctgtgcacgccaaggttagtcatggagtcccacaaggatctgtgcttgGTCCAATCcggttcactttatatatgcttcctttaggcagtattattaggaaacactccataaactttaattgttatgcagatgatactcagttatatctatcaatcaagccggatgaaactcatcagttagctaaacttcaaacgtGCCTTCGGGATATTAAAActtggatgacctgtaattttctaatttgttaaactcagataaaactgaagttattgctctcggagccaagcacctccgtgacacattatccaaagatatagttactcctgatggcatcaccctggcctccagcaccactgtgaggaatcttggagttatctttgaccaagacatgtcctttaattcccacttaaagcaaatttcgaggatcgccttttttcacttacgtaatattgcaaaaatcaggaatatcctgtctaaaaatgatgcagaaaaactagtccatgcatttgttacttccaggttggattactgtaattctttgttatcaggctgctcggaaaagtccataaggactcttcagctgatccagaatgctgcggcacgtgttctgacaggaaccaggaaaagagatcacatttctcctgttttagcttctctgcattggcttcctgtaaagtttagaatagaatttaaaatccttcttcacACCTACacagctcttcatggtcaggctccatcttatcttaaagagctcataataccttacaaccctacaagagcactctgctcccagaatgcaggattactggtggttcctagagtctctaaaagtagaacgggagccagagcgttcacctatcaggctcctctcctgtggaaccaggttccagtttgggtccgggaggcagacaccgtctccacgtTTAAGAGTAgacttaagactttcctttttgattaagcttatagttagggcatagaattgaatattgttagggagtgaggagtcgcagcgtccgcctaacccggccctcctgcttctcttcatagttgtcagatttatctatcatgtaatcaagaatataataaaactaaagggagacttggcatacagcccgatccggtcggggagagttctagcccgaccaggctggagctctctttaccttgtctctcttggtttttgctgtaataatagttttagacagctggggacttattttgatacactgagctcctctctcctctctttccatcttttcatttatgtgcatccatgtcccagaaatgcttgttactaacctagctctggggagtcattccccggagtccttatgttcttttttccccagaatgttcccttggatcagagaggctccaaaatcagggtagcatctgtcgccttggtcccgctccatgttctgtgatgccatgttctactgctacactgcagtgccctgctatgtcctgctgtgccttgtaatgccacaCAAGGTCCTGCTATGCTGctaactactacaaagaactgctacagactacaaatttttgtctatttttgttattgccactcttcattccaaccccaaccggcccgtcagacacagCCTACGAAGAGCCTGgatctgaccgaggtttctgcctaaaaggaagtttttcctcgccactgtcgcactgttgcttgctctggaggagactactagaactgttgggtccttgtaaattctggagtgtggtctatctgtatagtgtcttgagataactcttgttatgaattgatactataaataaaattgaattgaattgaattatattgAGCCACATGCCGAAGTGGGGAAGGATcggaaaatgtgttaaaatgtgctataaaacacacattgagaTCTTTCTGAAGGGTAGGATCTCAACCACTTAAGCACCTGGCCAGAGATGCCAAAGAAATTCTCAATTCTTTCCAATAAAATACAGTGGTCCACAGTATCAAAAGCTGCACTAAGATCCAATAACAAAAGGATATATGTTAAATCTGAGTCAGCAGCCAGTAGCAGATAATTTACCACCTTTGTGAGTGCTGTTTCAGTGGAATGTTTTCCTCAAAAGGTAAGACTGCAGCGACTCAAAAAGATTATTAcatgacaaatattttaaaagctgaTTCGAGACGACTTTCTCAAAGACTTTTGATAGGAAGGCCAAATTAGACACAGGTCTATTTTTTTCCGAGTTAATATCCAAATTTTGTTTCTTCAATAATGGTTTAACCACTGCAAATTTGAAGCAAGCCGGAAAAACTCCTGTGGAGAGTGAAAGGTttggaaaaattaaaacatacaatCCTAATGTTGGCCATAGTTCTTTAACAACCCAGGCAGGCAAGGGATCCAGGGAGCAAGTGGTGCCTCTTGCAATCTTAACGATTTGAGTTAATTCAGCCAAAGAAATTGGCTCAAACTCAGAAAGGCCCTGTCCTATAAAAGGTGATCCTGTAATGGCGCAGTCTAATCTCCCAACATCTGACTGGGGTATCGCAATGCGGATGTCCTCAACTCTCTCAtaaaaatacatcataaaaTCCTCTGCTGACAAATCTGTACTATTTACTGGCTGCTGACACTGTGTTAGTCTATCAGCAGTTTCAAATAAAAGTCTAGGGTTATGAATGTTATTCATAATCACAGTAGAATGAAAAGCTGCCTTTGCAGTGGCCATCCTAGACTGGTAGGTGGTCAGACTGTCATCCCATGCCCCATAATAAACATGCAAGAAACATATACTTTTCTGTCAGGTCAGATAGTTTAGGATAATGAGTGAAGTTTTGGACTACAAAAGGTTGTGTGTTCAAATGGGTGTGATTAGTTTCAGAACCTACTTTACAGGATTAAGCAATTCAAATAGGTGAAGAGAAAAGTAACATCCTTTATTAGGAAGTTTTTGTCAGGTTTTCCAACATAATTTACCAGGACTTTTCTGACATGCTGTAATAtaacgtttttaacttttttttaaattctacaCTAACCTGTCTCACAACGGTCTAactatactatagtatgactttttggcATACCATACTgggactttttatcacttttttgacatactatactgtgactttttatcactttttacgatatactatactatgactttttggccaaactatactacgactttttatccctttttttaacatactgtatgacttttttgacatattatagtatgactTCCTTACCACTTTTTTTGAtacactataccatgactttttggcAAACTATACTGTGtcattttgtattactttttttcaatttactattactttttcattacttttttgttgacatactatactctgactctGACTTTATACTCTGACTCTAACAtaccatgctatgacttttttatgatttttttccccaacagtTCCTTTTTTTGGAATACTACACTATATGACtagattatttcatttttgatatactataccatgacttctattcacttttttcaacatactatacaataacttttttattatagagtgaagaaaaaaatatattgagaGATGTCCAGCTACCAGTTTACAATCTGTGTTTCAGTACAAACGGGagcttgaaccagtgaccctcggGTCCCCAACtacctacagactgagctactgccacactAAAATTTTTAGAGAAATTCCTACTAATTTATACCAATCCCGCTTTTTCAATTATTCTCACTACTTCACCATCTTCTTATGCAATTCTTCCagcaatccagtttagctttatcAATTCAGCTTGTCAGCAGTCACAGgtattttctgcaggaaatacATTTCCTtgttaaaacaaacagtttATAAAGTTCAATTAAGTTGAACTTGTCCTTCAGCGGAACAAATATATTCCCCAGTTCAGAGTTGATTGTGATGAAATGTCATGGTTGTATTACTGGAACTCATCTAAAGATGTTAAATGATACAGCAACTTAGATTACAAAGCCTTATaaatgaaacatatttttaaacaagccctgttgtgtaataaaaatcaaattagatttttttttattttgagcaaAGTGCTTAACAGGACTTAATTGTTTGAATGATAAACCTGTGTGATTTTACTTTTCTCTTGTATTTCAAATAGTTCTTGTTTACAGCCCAGCTTTCATGAAACACATCTATAAAAAGTAGTGGATTGACGGAATTTGTCAGGAGATAGTCATACAGTAAAATGTCTGCAGTGACCTTCTCTgtcattttgcttttttgagtTATTCATCTGTTCTTTTGCCACATGCAGTATCACACGGCATCCATCAGATTTTGTGTGGAACCATGGCAACCAATGAGGAACCAGAGTTAATGTCAGAGGTTTGAAACTACATCCAACACACACCCTGAGACACGTACAGTAAAGCTTGGTTCAGTGGGGCCAGGTTTCCATGAGGTCTACTGGACTCTTTGGGTTGATCAAGGAGGTGAACGGCTGGATTAATGTTGCCACGCCGTCTGTTGTGGGACATTGATCCCTCTCCCACTGGGTGTATGGTGATCCATTTTCTGCTTTGAGGTGCTGCCAAATGGCGTGATCACTACAAGGTGTTACACCCAGTAACTCTCATACGATGTGCTATTCACTGCCATCaatgtgtgagtctgtgtgtgaatACTGTATTTGTAAGTACACATGTTCTGCGAATGTGTATACTTGTGTGGAACCTTTTATTTCCGCTGTTTGTGTACAAAGCAAACGTGTGTGCGTTTACACTTAAGCAGTGCGTGCACTCAGGGGCCTTATCCCATATCACAAAGAATAAAGTCTCGCCTTGTGTACAACCCTCTTCATTTCATATCCCTCAGGAGTCATATAATCTGTTCTTTCCAGCCCACCTACCTCATAATAACCCCCGGTGTTCTTTCCCTTGTCCTTTATTTGGGCTACCGGGCCAATATAAGGAAGCAGGCAGCCCACATCAATCAGTAGTTGGAGCGGATGGAGTGAAGAGCCATTTCCATCTTCAGGTAAACAAACTTGTTGCTTTATTACATATCGTAAAAAAGCACTGTGGTgcaataggaaaaaaaaactctgcaccTGTATCTATATTCTTCAAACTTCCTCTCTTTTCCCCAACAGATAATTGTAGCCCTCAGTATGCCTTTTGTTCGCTTAGTTTTTTTGACCACTGTCCTTGCGGTACTGATGGCCATGCTGGCCTCCAGCGCACGGACCACACGCTGGCCCAAACCTCAGACCACCAAGAAGCCCCCTCGAGCTGGGAGCAGCGGAGGACGGACCACCACCACAACTCCATCCCCTTCCAGCAGCCTGCTCACAGATGAGACAACTGAGGTCACGACGGGCGCTTACTCCCTGTCCCCCACAGACAGCACCACATATTCCAGTGACACGTTCTCCACTGAGTTCCACACCAATGCCGTAGTGCCCCCTGGGAACATCCTTGGAAACTATTCGCTTGACTACAACGAATGCTTCTTCAACGTCTGTGAGTGCTGTCCGCCAGAGAAAGGCCCAGTAGGGCCTATGGGAGAGAGAGGGCCGCCCGGACCACAAGGAGAGAGGGGCCCTCTAGGTGAGATGGATCATCATTTGCaggaaaattactttttttaagtcaatCTTTGTCCTCCATCATACTCCAGGATTTTCCCTGCCATTATAGGGCTAAGGTGCAGTAGCCAAGCCTTTTTGGGCACCACTTAACCTGAATATATGTAACTGTTATGTTACAGTTATATGTAACGGCCCCAGTTTTGAATTAAAgcattttacatgtttattatCTCTTCTCGTTTTCCAaagttttaaacacagacatTGTATCAATAATGGTCAAAAAGtatgtgaaattgcatttttttcttcagtttaaaaacaaaagattttctTGAGGAAGGACCCCTTAACACCTCTccaaatttgcaaaaaatataataaaacactgtACTCTGCTCTGTTTTCCAGGGTTACCAGGAGAGAAGGGAGAAACAGGACTCCGAGGACTACCAGGACCAGCAGGACTACCTGGAGCCAACGGACTCAACGGCGACATAGGTACAGCGGGGCTTAACAGCAGGAGAGTTTTTGATTGCATCTCCGTTTCTGTCTATCTTTCCGTCTCTCCTTTTTTGCAAAACGCTGTCCTGTATAAGTACGTTGTGGATGTCATTTTCTACgctttatttatcaaaactacCACAGGTGACAAAGGTGATCAAGGACCCATGGGTCTTCCTGGTACACCTGGGATCCCAGGAAAACCAGGAGAGAAAGGTGTGTAGTCTCAGTAGAAATTGGATAGATATTGCTTTAGGTCATCTATTTTAATCTTACtgaattataattaaaatatgtataagAACACATTATAaacatgtgtaaatgtactttaccatttaaaaaagtaaagcattccaattaaaacatgtcttatgtGAATGTAACCTTTCTACCTACTTTAGGTGATCCGGGCCCCAAAGGAGAGAAAGGTGAACGAGGCCTCAGTCTGAAAGGGGACccgggagaaagaggagagccTGGCCTGAATGGGACTAAGGGCAGCATCGGGCCAGAGGGGCCTATGGGTCCCCCTGGGTTAGCTGGGACAAAGGGTCCGAAAGGTGAACAGGGACCTATAGGTGACTGTTTACCAGGCGAGAAAGGGGACGTGGGTGAGAGTGGGCCCCCTGGTCTGAGAGGTGAGAGGGGCCCCCCAGGAGTTAATGGAACTGATGGCgtaaagggagagagaggggaaccAGGGCCTCCAGGAGGGAAGGGGGATAACGGTGCCAGAGGGCCCCCTGGACCTCCAGGAGGGAGGGGCATAGCAGGGCTGAGAGGAGAAAGGGGAGCTAAAGGTGGGCGTGGGCCCCGGGGCCCTAAAGGCCCACCAGGTGAGAGCGTGGAGCAGATTCGTTCTGCTTTCAGTGTGGGTTTGTTCCCCAGCCGGTCCTTCCCTCCGCCCGGCCTGCCTGTGAAGTTTGATAAGGTGTTTTACAATGGGGATGGGCACTGGGACCCAACAATCAACAAGTTCAACGCCACACACCCCGGGGTCTACCTGTTCAGTTACCACATCACCGTGCGCAACCGGCCAGTACGTGCTGCCCTAGTGGTTAACGGGGTACGGAAGCTTCGGACTCGGGATTCTCTGTACGGCCAGGACATCGATCAGGCGTCCAACCTTGTGTTGATGCATCTGACTGAAGGCGACCAGGTGTGGCTGGAGACGCTGAGAGACTGGAACGGAGTTTACTCCAGCAGTGAGGATGACAGCACTTTCTCTGGCTTCTTGCTTTACCCAGACTCAAATAACAAACCTACTGACGTGGAAAACCTGTGACTGCAACTGTTGACCTTTGATCAACCATGATTGTAACTTCTTGTAGACCCTGCAACCTTCAGCCTGTTCCACTGCCCTGTCAAATTATCTTGTGATCAGCTACATGGCACTGCTTCGCTATCTGCTCGCTGCTGTCATGCTAATCAAACCAAATGCTTTGCCTGCCTTGCTGTGTTTGGAGATGGATGAGGCTTGATCATATTGCTGTACGCAACACTTCAGTTCTTTGTAacaatgcattaaaatgtctatgCTTGAAATGGATGACCcttgagttttatttatttagaaccATTGCTAAATGTTAATTCATAAGCCATTATTCATTGCAATTAGAATAGATAagctctgtgtcagtgaggCCAATGCACATTTGGAAACAACTGAAGTAAGTGATGCTTAATTGCATTTGGTTCCCACTAGAGGGTGTAAGGTGTCCAAGTTATGTAAAGAAGAGGGATCGGTAAATGCAGCAATCAGTGCagagaaagtaataaaaaggttGCAGACAATGAATTAGAATGGGAtgttcaaaaagaaaacattctaagttcacaaaaaacaaattaagactCAACATGTGGGGATGGGAGATAAATACTTGAGCCTTTAATTTAATGCAGATTCCACTCACCCAGCAGGACGGTAAAGATAATATTTGCGGACTCTCCTACACAATTTCTCACTCCCACTCAATCACCAGAGCTAGAGTTAGACttagagacacagaaagagagagagagagagagagagagagagagattatacCCTGGTATACTCACAGTGTACAACGAAAAATAGCCTTGACTTTGACAAATGTTTTATCTCATTGGACTCTATCAAGACCTCTCTCCAGATTCAAACGATGACTCATTATCCTGTACACAACAGCAATACACCTGGAAGATAAATtgcatttatgcatttttttctctgaaagGTTACTAAAACATGTTGATCCTGTGGTGcgtttgtttaaacaaaaaacagcagggAGACTGTGTCTCCACTTCTAAAATAGTTAAGTGTTacataattattacatttttgcgGAAACATTTGTCTAACTTTGGCAAATAATCTCCAACAATTTTTATAGAATCTCAATCTTACATGTAAAATAACTAAGAGATATCGGTAATATTGAATAATatcaatgttgttgtgttttgagcAGATTGTACCTGCCATTTTTGTGCAACAATGTacagtagcttcatattttaGGTTTCATATACTAGGCTGCTTTTTCAACAAATAGGTGTGCAAGACAAGATTAAAATTcccattaaataaatgattaggAACAATTAGAGTGACTGAATCTACATTGCTAGTTTATCTctatatttctgtttgtttgtgtgttgagaTGTCAATAGAATAAGTGACAGACTTGGTCATAATATTCTGTTGTCATGTTTTGAGGTTGATCTGTTCCACCAAAATCAGTGATGAATTCACTATACATCTTCTTCATTATTCTCCAAGTCTACCTTACACACTGATtgttaaatacaataaagaaagaaatcgGCCTTACACGTTATGTTAAATTTCATCTGCcgtcattttaaaatgcacttcAGAGTTGTATCATTAATATGTTTACAAATCTGAACAGGACTTGCAGTTTTTGGTTGTATTCATTAATGTGGATTTCAACATTCAACTTCAACATGGGGGAATTGTATGTTTAATTACGTCTAAACAAACCTAATCGAACACAGcatgtttgtttaatgtgtgtgttttatgaagGAATAATTCAAAAGCTTCTTTAAAATCCAATGTGTAAATTCTGTATTTGAgtaggattttaaaaagaaagataaattaACCCAGATTAACATTCTGATGTGATATGTACATTTTTGCATAATAGTAACAAAAGTGGCACTCTGAAATGAGTTAGATAGTAACTAAAGGTTGGAATGATTTCATTTCTAGCCAAGTTGGGGTCTTGAAAACTTAACTTTACTTGAAGGTGTGTACTATTTTATAAAGAATAGTGATCAGAAACACAACACTTAAACTTGTTAAAGAGGAAACCCAGATTTGCATCTCCATCTACTGGTGAAGGGCATACATTTACCACAAATTTCCACTATTTTCATGTCTGCTGTTAgtagtgatgatgatgatggtgtgtgcatgcgtgtgtgcgtgttaaaatgtttatttattttacttttttataggtgtgtgtgtgtgtgtgtgtgtgtgtctgtgtgtgtgtgtgtgcatttatgtattttctacaactaaatataaataactgCCTTGGCAGTGTGTGCCGTGTAATCTGCTCCCAGCAGGCTGGATTCCCACTGTGAGAAAGACAGTATATTGTTCCTGCAGCACCACAGATAACAACTCATTAGCATACTGAATCATTTGGCTGCAAGAGCCACTCTGCCACCCATCTGCACTGagctgataaacacacacacgcacacacacgccttctctctctctctcacacacacacacgttcacacgcacacacacacacacacacacacacacacacacacacacacacacacacacacacacacataaacagatcTATGCAGAGCAAGCACAAACTCACACAAGCCTGCTCTAACAAACATTtatacacgcgcacacacaagcCTCCTTTCATCCCCTCCCTTTCAATCCCTCATACACACTCCTTGtatccctctttttctctcagtctgtgtgtgtttggagagcCAGGAACACTGAAGCAGGTAAATGTTTGACAGGTATTAACCCAGAGGGCCCCTCAGTGGCGTCCCAGCACAGCCGGAGCAGAGCACAAGAGAGGTCCCCAAACACCTGGATGCCTCTGATGCTCTCTGGAAGCAATTTCAGTTTTCAGAAATGTCTAAAGAGCCGATGCTGTTGTGGTGTTGACAAATTTGGCTGTGTGGAGTTAAGGAATATTAGGACGAAGACTTCAGAAAAGTATCCTTTATGTAGCAAAGCACAGAGCCCTCtgctaatttctttttaatgaccGCAGGTTGGTGAACATAACTTTTCCATTGCGTAAGTGAATAACTTTCAGGCGGTGGCAGTCTAAACCAGTGTGGCTGTTTCACAATGTGTACAGACACAACAGTGTGCAAACGAGTGCAGCGGAGGCTGTCAAAACCACATTCACAATGGCAGGATATCCTGCAGGTCACGGAGCCATGTTAACCTCTACAGGAAGTTGTCACTTGTTGGGAGGAAGTGAGGATTCCAGCATCCATTGGGGGAGTTTCATGAGGAGGTTGTGGTTTCAACTCTGTACAGATAAGGTGTGGAACAGTTGCATGTCATGTCATGCCATTGGCTGCCTGTAGGAATTTGTCAATTATGTTTGCAATTTTAAATAAGTGTGAAAAAGGTATAAAATTAGTCATATATGATGAAATGGGGCAAAAATGTACCATGTTTTGACTGAATTGAATTTATAATAAGACCCACAACATGCTAGAGTGAGATCAAATACAAGgcttttcctctgtgtgttttattcagGAGTTTTGTATAAAATTCATTGATTTAACATTGGATATATTTATAGATACAGCTATCATACAACAAATATGTCATTACCAAACGTAC
The window above is part of the Etheostoma cragini isolate CJK2018 chromosome 12, CSU_Ecrag_1.0, whole genome shotgun sequence genome. Proteins encoded here:
- the otol1a gene encoding otolin-1-A yields the protein MPFVRLVFLTTVLAVLMAMLASSARTTRWPKPQTTKKPPRAGSSGGRTTTTTPSPSSSLLTDETTEVTTGAYSLSPTDSTTYSSDTFSTEFHTNAVVPPGNILGNYSLDYNECFFNVCECCPPEKGPVGPMGERGPPGPQGERGPLGLPGEKGETGLRGLPGPAGLPGANGLNGDIGDKGDQGPMGLPGTPGIPGKPGEKGDPGPKGEKGERGLSLKGDPGERGEPGLNGTKGSIGPEGPMGPPGLAGTKGPKGEQGPIGDCLPGEKGDVGESGPPGLRGERGPPGVNGTDGVKGERGEPGPPGGKGDNGARGPPGPPGGRGIAGLRGERGAKGGRGPRGPKGPPGESVEQIRSAFSVGLFPSRSFPPPGLPVKFDKVFYNGDGHWDPTINKFNATHPGVYLFSYHITVRNRPVRAALVVNGVRKLRTRDSLYGQDIDQASNLVLMHLTEGDQVWLETLRDWNGVYSSSEDDSTFSGFLLYPDSNNKPTDVENL